In the genome of Populus trichocarpa isolate Nisqually-1 chromosome 6, P.trichocarpa_v4.1, whole genome shotgun sequence, one region contains:
- the LOC7492230 gene encoding short chain aldehyde dehydrogenase 1, which produces MNSSSSLASFAKRLAGKVAIITGGASGIGESTSRLFVEHGANVIIADVQDQVGQSLCKELGTENNVYYVHCDVTSDTDVKNVVDFAISKYGKLDIMYNNAGITGNIDPTILGTENENFKRVFEVNVYGGFLGAKHAARVMIPVKKGVILFTSSVASMACGESPHAYTMSKHAVVGLMKNLCVELGQYGIRVNCISPCALATPLLRNAMGADKSFVEHVVCESANLKGVVPSPKDVAEAALYLGSDESKYVSGLNLMVDGGYSTTNQSFNMVLRNILS; this is translated from the exons ATGAACTCCTCTAGTTCACTAGCTTCTTTTGCAAAAAG GTTAGCTGGTAAAGTGGCAATAATCACTGGAGGTGCTAGCGGGATTGGTGAGAGCACCTCTAGACTATTTGTTGAACATGGAGCGAATGTCATTATAGCTGATGTCCAGGATCAAGTTGGTCAATCCCTTTGTAAGGAACTTGGCACGGAGAACAATGTTTACTATGTACACTGTGATGTCACTAGTGAtaccgatgtcaaaaatgttGTCGATTTTGCCATATCCAAGTATGGGAAGCTAGACATCATGTACAACAACGCTGGCATTACTGGCAATATAGATCCAACAATATTAGGCACCgagaatgaaaattttaaaagggtTTTTGAAGTTAATGTGTATGGTGGTTTCTTGGGTGCAAAGCATGCTGCTAGAGTTATGATTCCTGTGAAAAAAGGCGTTATTCTTTTCACATCTAGTGTGGCTTCAATGGCTTGTGGTGAGTCGCCTCATGCTTATACAATGTCGAAGCATGCGGTGGTGGGGCTAATGAAGAATTTGTGCGTGGAACTAGGGCAATATGGAATAAGGGTTAACTGCATTTCTCCGTGTGCTCTTGCTACTCCACTGCTAAGAAATGCAATGGGAGCGGATAAAAGTTTTGTGGAGCATGTAGTTTGTGAATCTGCCAATCTGAAAGGAGTGGTGCCGTCACCCAAAGATGTGGCGGAGGCTGCCTTGTATTTAGGTAGCGATGAGTCCAAGTATGTGAGTGGACTAAATCTCATGGTTGATGGGGGATACAGCACCACTAACCAGTCCTTCAATATGGTATTAAGGAATATATTGTCCTGA